In Pedobacter sp. WC2423, the following are encoded in one genomic region:
- the cysD gene encoding sulfate adenylyltransferase subunit CysD gives MSKYNLDYLDELEAEAIHILREVAGQFEKPALLFSGGKDSITLVRLAEKAFRPGKFPFPLVHIDTGHNFQETIDYRDEMVERLGEKLIVGYVQESIDNGKVIEQKGKNASRNALQTVTLLDTIAQHGFDACIGGARRDEEKARAKERIFSVRDEFGQWDPKRQRPELWNIYNGRIHKGENVRVFPISNWTELDVWNYIRREKMSLPSIYFAHHRDCITRNGQLMAASPFLNMDDADMVTHRKVRFRTVGDMSCTAAVESDADQIDDIIDEISASKISERGARLDDKVSEAAMEDRKKGGYF, from the coding sequence ATGAGTAAATATAATTTAGATTATTTAGACGAATTAGAAGCAGAAGCTATTCATATTCTGCGTGAAGTAGCGGGGCAGTTTGAAAAACCGGCATTGCTTTTCTCTGGTGGAAAAGATTCTATTACGCTGGTCAGGCTTGCTGAAAAGGCTTTCCGTCCGGGTAAATTCCCTTTTCCGCTGGTACATATCGATACGGGGCATAACTTTCAGGAAACGATTGACTACCGCGATGAGATGGTAGAACGTTTAGGTGAAAAACTGATCGTAGGTTATGTACAGGAATCAATTGATAACGGCAAAGTAATCGAGCAGAAAGGTAAAAATGCAAGCAGAAATGCTTTGCAGACTGTTACTTTACTGGATACCATTGCGCAACATGGTTTTGATGCTTGTATCGGCGGTGCCAGAAGAGATGAAGAAAAAGCGAGAGCTAAAGAACGTATTTTCTCTGTAAGGGACGAATTTGGCCAGTGGGATCCTAAACGTCAGCGTCCTGAACTTTGGAATATCTATAATGGCAGAATCCATAAAGGTGAAAATGTAAGGGTATTCCCTATCAGTAACTGGACGGAGCTTGACGTATGGAATTATATCCGCAGAGAAAAAATGAGTTTGCCGTCTATTTATTTTGCACATCACAGAGATTGCATTACCAGAAACGGACAATTAATGGCTGCATCACCTTTCCTGAATATGGATGACGCAGATATGGTGACGCACCGTAAAGTGAGGTTCCGTACTGTAGGAGATATGAGCTGTACTGCGGCAGTAGAATCTGATGCTGATCAGATAGATGATATTATAGATGAAATCAGCGCATCAAAAATAAGTGAACGTGGTGCCCGCCTGGACGATAAAGTGTCTGAAGCAGCGATGGAAGACCGCAAAAAAGGAGGATACTTTTAA
- a CDS encoding sulfate adenylyltransferase subunit 1, translating into MNILKFFTAGSVDDGKSTLIGRLLYDTGSILADQLEALQQSNRKNDDGTIDLAILTDGLRAEREQGITIDVAYKYFQTEKRKFIIADTPGHIQYTRNMVTGASTANLAIILVDARNGVVEQTIRHSYLVSLLGVSHVVICINKMDMEGYSEEVFNTITENYKKMAAKLNLQEITFIPVSALKGDNIVHNSEHMPWYKGTSLLDFLETVEVIVNQDLHYARMPVQWVIRPQTEALHDYRGYAGRILSGAFKVNDKVTVLPSGNSSVIDSIEIFEQTPEEATAGQSVTLHLKDNIDISRGDVLVNSSYLPQRSQLIEADLCWMDNKPMDDSITYFLQHNSKLTKCKIREILHKVNINTLEKEETHEFRLNDIGRVVIKTADELAFDLYTENKANGSAILIDGRTNLTVGALMFRAVVE; encoded by the coding sequence ATGAATATACTTAAGTTTTTTACAGCAGGAAGTGTTGATGATGGGAAAAGTACCCTGATCGGCAGATTATTATATGATACAGGCTCTATTCTGGCAGATCAGCTGGAGGCTTTACAGCAATCGAACCGTAAAAACGATGATGGTACAATTGATCTGGCTATTTTAACCGATGGGCTGCGGGCAGAAAGGGAACAGGGGATCACTATTGATGTGGCTTACAAGTACTTTCAGACTGAAAAAAGAAAGTTTATTATTGCAGATACACCCGGTCATATTCAGTATACCCGCAATATGGTTACTGGCGCATCTACAGCAAATCTGGCTATTATTCTGGTAGATGCAAGAAATGGTGTGGTAGAACAAACCATCAGGCATTCTTACCTGGTTTCTCTGCTTGGGGTAAGCCATGTGGTGATCTGTATCAATAAAATGGATATGGAAGGTTACAGTGAAGAGGTTTTTAATACGATCACTGAAAACTATAAAAAAATGGCTGCAAAGCTGAATTTACAGGAGATTACTTTCATCCCGGTGAGTGCTTTAAAAGGTGATAATATTGTCCATAATTCTGAGCATATGCCTTGGTATAAAGGGACTAGTTTGCTGGATTTTCTGGAAACAGTAGAAGTTATTGTGAACCAGGATCTGCATTATGCAAGGATGCCTGTGCAATGGGTTATCCGTCCTCAAACTGAAGCGCTGCATGATTACAGAGGTTATGCCGGCCGGATTTTGAGTGGTGCTTTTAAGGTAAATGATAAAGTTACTGTTTTACCTTCGGGCAATAGTTCTGTAATTGACAGCATTGAAATCTTTGAGCAGACCCCTGAAGAGGCGACCGCCGGGCAGTCTGTGACGCTGCACCTGAAAGATAATATTGATATCAGCAGGGGAGATGTACTGGTAAATTCAAGCTATTTGCCACAGCGTTCTCAATTGATAGAGGCCGATTTATGCTGGATGGATAATAAGCCGATGGATGATTCTATTACTTATTTTTTACAGCATAACAGTAAACTGACCAAGTGTAAGATCAGGGAGATCCTGCATAAGGTAAATATTAATACTTTAGAAAAAGAGGAAACTCACGAATTCAGATTAAATGATATAGGCCGTGTGGTCATTAAAACGGCTGATGAACTGGCTTTCGATTTATATACTGAAAACAAAGCCAATGGTTCAGCCATATTGATTGATGGACGTACAAATTTAACCGTAGGCGCATTGATGTTCAGAGCTGTAGTTGAATAA
- a CDS encoding carboxy terminal-processing peptidase — translation MLKRILVATFTAAVLACQATPKPQQVVEGIPNIMPDEKQSLVARQVVALIENYNYKKIVVNDSISSIVLDKYIKALDPYRNYFLASDIKDFEQFRTTLDDSFRDGDLSAPFYIFNVYSKRYNETLDYAMAHIKDKYDFNQQDTYVFNREKMPWVTSIATLNDIWKKKVKYELVNLKLAGTSDVKNAETLTKRYKNLKLQSSKLNNQDVFQLLMDAFTGAIDPHTNYFNPSNASQFNEQMSRSIEGIGAYLQSENDVLKIAEVTPGGPAYKSKQLHAGDRIIGVAQADGDFEDIIGWRLDNAVAKIKGPKGTVVRLKIIPAGHDMSSKPVIIEITREKIVMEDQSAKKEVKTIHANGKPYKVGIISVPAFYIDSKAAMAKEANYKSTTRDVRLLIDTLKNKDKVDAIVMDLRGNGGGSLLEAIDLTGLFIDQGPVVQVKDQKGEVEVDSDQNAGVAWSGPFGVLVDRTTASASEIFAGAIQDYGRGVIIGTQTYGKGTVQQPIDLNKLVNPSILERLASLVKLDSAGKPVQKAEVPQLGQINLTIAKFYRVNGSSTQHKGVMPDITLPSFYPMDKVGEDTEASALPWDEIQKSNFAPVANLATLKTELAKLHATRMEKSLDYKILVQDITDMKKRNLETSVTLNENKLKSERDVLEVKALEKINKLRATRGLAPVKKGDKIKKSENFDFLEDETLRVMADYIQLKPTV, via the coding sequence ATGTTAAAAAGAATATTAGTGGCAACTTTTACCGCAGCCGTTCTGGCCTGCCAGGCTACTCCAAAACCACAGCAGGTGGTTGAGGGTATTCCAAATATTATGCCTGATGAGAAGCAAAGCCTGGTGGCCAGGCAAGTCGTTGCATTGATAGAAAATTACAACTATAAAAAGATAGTGGTCAATGATTCTATCTCTTCGATTGTACTGGATAAATATATCAAGGCGCTGGATCCTTACCGGAATTATTTCCTGGCTTCAGATATTAAAGACTTTGAACAGTTCAGGACCACACTGGACGATTCTTTCAGAGACGGCGATCTGAGTGCCCCATTTTACATCTTTAATGTTTATTCCAAAAGATATAATGAAACGCTGGACTATGCGATGGCGCATATCAAAGATAAGTATGACTTTAATCAGCAGGATACCTATGTTTTTAACCGGGAGAAAATGCCCTGGGTAACTTCAATTGCGACACTGAATGATATCTGGAAGAAGAAAGTTAAATATGAACTGGTTAATTTAAAGCTGGCGGGAACTTCTGATGTTAAAAATGCGGAAACCTTAACCAAGAGATACAAGAACCTGAAATTACAGTCTTCTAAATTAAATAATCAGGACGTATTTCAATTACTGATGGATGCTTTTACAGGTGCTATAGATCCGCATACCAACTATTTTAATCCATCCAATGCCAGCCAGTTTAATGAGCAAATGTCCCGTTCGATAGAAGGAATCGGTGCTTATCTGCAATCAGAAAATGATGTGCTGAAAATTGCAGAAGTGACACCAGGCGGGCCGGCCTACAAAAGTAAACAATTGCATGCAGGAGACCGGATTATTGGAGTTGCACAGGCAGATGGTGATTTTGAAGATATTATTGGCTGGAGACTGGATAATGCTGTTGCAAAAATCAAAGGACCTAAAGGAACTGTAGTGCGGTTGAAAATAATCCCTGCAGGTCATGATATGTCTTCAAAGCCTGTGATTATAGAAATTACCAGAGAGAAGATCGTGATGGAAGATCAGTCGGCTAAAAAGGAGGTGAAAACGATACATGCGAATGGTAAACCTTATAAAGTAGGAATCATTAGTGTGCCTGCGTTTTATATAGATTCTAAAGCTGCAATGGCTAAAGAAGCTAATTACAAAAGTACAACACGTGATGTCAGACTATTAATTGATACACTGAAAAATAAAGATAAAGTGGATGCGATCGTGATGGATCTTCGCGGTAATGGCGGAGGATCTTTGCTGGAAGCTATTGACCTGACAGGTCTGTTTATTGACCAGGGACCTGTTGTTCAGGTAAAGGATCAAAAAGGAGAAGTTGAAGTGGATAGCGATCAGAACGCAGGCGTAGCCTGGAGCGGCCCGTTTGGTGTACTTGTAGACCGTACAACAGCTTCTGCTTCTGAGATCTTTGCAGGTGCCATACAAGATTATGGAAGAGGGGTGATTATCGGTACACAGACTTACGGTAAAGGAACTGTACAGCAGCCAATTGATCTGAATAAACTGGTTAATCCTTCAATTTTAGAGCGTTTGGCCAGCCTGGTGAAGCTGGATAGTGCAGGCAAGCCTGTTCAAAAAGCTGAAGTTCCTCAATTAGGACAGATCAATTTAACCATTGCTAAGTTTTATCGTGTAAATGGTAGCAGTACACAGCATAAAGGGGTGATGCCGGATATTACTTTACCTTCTTTTTATCCAATGGATAAAGTAGGTGAAGATACAGAAGCTTCTGCTTTACCATGGGATGAGATTCAAAAATCGAATTTTGCACCGGTAGCGAACCTGGCCACACTGAAAACAGAACTGGCTAAATTGCATGCAACAAGAATGGAGAAATCACTGGATTACAAGATTCTTGTTCAGGACATTACAGACATGAAAAAACGTAATCTGGAAACCTCAGTTACTTTGAATGAAAATAAATTGAAGTCTGAAAGGGATGTGCTGGAGGTTAAAGCTTTAGAAAAAATCAATAAATTGAGGGCGACAAGAGGATTGGCACCTGTTAAAAAGGGTGACAAAATCAAGAAGAGTGAGAATTTTGATTTCCTGGAAGATGAAACTTTAAGAGTAATGGCTGATTATATTCAATTGAAGCCCACAGTTTAA